The Verrucomicrobium spinosum DSM 4136 = JCM 18804 genome includes a region encoding these proteins:
- a CDS encoding DUF1294 domain-containing protein yields MQPLSTSPLTHRQWGLLAGLLLLPVLLIVLAMPRPWVAASYFLTMSVASYGLFAYDKQRARAGKWRIPESRLHLFSLLGGWPGAYLAQQRYRHKTAKTFFQTVFWIIVAGYQAVAIDGLLGWPLLGQMGR; encoded by the coding sequence ATGCAACCGCTTTCCACCAGCCCCCTCACCCACCGCCAGTGGGGCCTGCTCGCAGGGCTGCTCCTTCTTCCCGTCCTCCTGATTGTCCTGGCCATGCCCCGCCCATGGGTGGCGGCCAGCTACTTCCTCACCATGAGCGTGGCGTCATACGGACTTTTTGCCTATGACAAACAGCGCGCCCGGGCTGGCAAGTGGCGCATTCCGGAGTCCCGTCTTCATTTGTTCTCCCTGCTGGGTGGCTGGCCGGGTGCCTATCTGGCCCAACAGCGCTATCGGCACAAGACGGCCAAAACCTTCTTCCAAACCGTCTTTTGGATCATTGTCGCTGGGTACCAGGCCGTCGCCATCGACGGCCTGCTGGGCTGGCCTCTGCTGGGGCAGATGGGGAGGTAG
- a CDS encoding DUF4404 family protein: protein MIENLLAELRKQVERADNLPEETRADLLQHVEAMESSHANIALEEPDDSAQAADEPQGIDRLVSSVEELEASHPEITATVNRIATVLGNMGI, encoded by the coding sequence ATGATCGAAAACCTTCTGGCCGAACTTCGCAAGCAGGTGGAGCGCGCTGACAACCTTCCCGAAGAAACGCGTGCCGATCTTCTCCAGCATGTGGAGGCGATGGAGTCCAGCCACGCCAACATCGCCCTGGAAGAACCTGATGACAGTGCTCAAGCAGCAGATGAGCCTCAAGGCATTGACCGCCTCGTCTCCTCCGTGGAAGAACTCGAGGCGTCACACCCGGAAATTACCGCGACGGTGAACCGGATCGCGACCGTTCTGGGCAACATGGGAATCTGA
- a CDS encoding 3-keto-disaccharide hydrolase, producing the protein MKLIPALTTLLFVAGTAFAGAPPAGFKSLFNEKDLTGWRGGSTFDHRKLLEMPEDARAAQIAKWTATMTAKSDKTGKPHWYVEGEELVNDGFGDYATTEKDFGDFELLVEYKTVPKADSGIYLRGVPQVQIWDSTENDEKAVQLGKPKGSGGLWNNAATAPGRDPLVKADKAFGEWNKFRIVMVGSRVSVWLNDQLVVDHAILENYYDKKLPADQQRPVPAKGPIQLQTHGGEIRWRNIFLREIGTEEANKILSSKGGEGFKSAFNGKDFTGWAGPVENYEVVDGTIRCKDKKGGTIYFNEDLKDFQARLEYNVPPGGNNGLAIRYPGNGNTAYVGMTELQVLDNDAPKYAKLDVRQFHGSAYGMVAAQRGYTRPAGEWNFEEVTVKGSTITVELNGTVILNADLSKVDMSTVMANSPHPGKDRTNGFFGFAGHSDPVSFREISLKKL; encoded by the coding sequence ATGAAATTGATCCCTGCTCTCACCACCCTGCTGTTTGTCGCCGGTACCGCCTTTGCCGGCGCGCCTCCGGCTGGATTCAAGTCGCTGTTCAATGAAAAGGATCTCACCGGATGGCGTGGTGGCAGCACCTTTGACCATCGCAAACTGCTGGAAATGCCGGAAGATGCGCGCGCGGCCCAAATCGCCAAGTGGACGGCCACAATGACGGCGAAGAGCGACAAGACTGGCAAACCCCATTGGTATGTGGAGGGTGAGGAACTGGTAAACGATGGATTCGGTGACTACGCCACCACCGAGAAGGACTTCGGTGACTTTGAACTGCTGGTGGAATACAAAACTGTTCCCAAGGCAGACAGCGGAATCTACCTGCGCGGCGTGCCCCAGGTGCAGATCTGGGACTCGACCGAGAATGATGAGAAGGCTGTGCAACTGGGCAAGCCCAAGGGCTCCGGTGGACTCTGGAACAACGCCGCGACGGCTCCCGGACGGGATCCGCTGGTAAAGGCGGACAAGGCCTTCGGCGAATGGAACAAGTTCCGCATCGTGATGGTGGGCAGCCGCGTGAGTGTGTGGCTCAACGACCAGCTCGTGGTGGATCATGCCATTCTGGAAAATTACTACGACAAGAAACTCCCCGCGGACCAGCAGCGCCCAGTGCCTGCCAAGGGCCCCATCCAACTCCAGACTCACGGTGGTGAGATCCGCTGGCGCAACATCTTCCTCCGTGAGATCGGCACAGAAGAAGCCAACAAGATCCTCTCCAGCAAGGGTGGAGAAGGCTTCAAGTCCGCCTTCAACGGCAAGGACTTTACTGGATGGGCAGGCCCGGTGGAGAACTATGAGGTGGTGGATGGCACCATCCGCTGCAAAGACAAGAAAGGGGGAACCATTTACTTCAATGAAGACCTGAAGGACTTCCAAGCCCGTCTTGAATACAACGTGCCCCCTGGCGGCAACAATGGCCTGGCCATCCGCTACCCCGGAAACGGCAACACTGCCTATGTGGGCATGACAGAACTCCAGGTGCTGGACAATGACGCTCCCAAGTACGCCAAGCTGGACGTGCGCCAGTTCCACGGCAGCGCCTACGGCATGGTGGCCGCCCAGCGTGGCTACACCCGCCCCGCTGGAGAATGGAACTTTGAAGAAGTGACAGTGAAAGGCTCGACAATCACGGTCGAACTGAATGGCACGGTCATCCTCAACGCCGACCTGAGCAAGGTGGATATGAGCACCGTGATGGCCAACTCCCCCCACCCCGGAAAAGACCGCACCAACGGATTCTTCGGCTTCGCTGGTCACAGCGATCCGGTGAGCTTCCGCGAGATCAGCCTCAAAAAGCTGTAA
- a CDS encoding phosphoribosylanthranilate isomerase has protein sequence MPSTLIKICGVTQPDQARKIANMGADFIGINFWPKSKRYLPLAAASWLADVPRTSRLVGVFVNPDLSYLREAADLNVLSAIQLHGDETPEFCAEAQMLGLPVIKAFQVQDEAMLAPIALHPLKDILLDAYHPQERGGLGHTFPWELATLFQHRHPHHRLYLAGGLTPENVATAVSRLHPYAVDVASGVECGTPGLKDLARVQAFIEAVRKAE, from the coding sequence GTGCCTTCCACATTGATCAAAATCTGCGGTGTCACCCAGCCAGATCAGGCTCGGAAAATAGCCAACATGGGTGCCGACTTCATCGGCATCAACTTCTGGCCAAAGTCGAAACGCTACCTCCCTCTCGCAGCGGCCAGCTGGCTGGCGGATGTACCCCGGACCTCCCGGCTCGTGGGGGTGTTTGTGAACCCAGACTTGAGTTATCTCAGGGAGGCAGCGGATTTGAACGTGCTCTCTGCCATACAGTTGCACGGGGATGAGACGCCCGAGTTCTGCGCGGAGGCGCAGATGCTGGGGCTGCCTGTCATCAAGGCGTTTCAGGTGCAGGATGAAGCCATGTTGGCTCCGATCGCCCTCCATCCCCTAAAGGACATCTTGCTGGATGCCTACCACCCGCAGGAACGGGGCGGACTGGGCCACACTTTCCCATGGGAACTAGCCACGCTGTTCCAGCATCGCCATCCCCACCACCGGCTTTACCTGGCGGGCGGCCTCACTCCAGAAAATGTTGCCACGGCGGTGAGCCGCCTTCATCCCTACGCCGTCGATGTGGCGAGCGGCGTCGAGTGCGGCACACCGGGACTGAAGGATCTGGCCAGGGTCCAAGCCTTCATCGAGGCGGTCCGCAAGGCAGAATAG
- a CDS encoding response regulator, protein MPEPTPLRVLVADESLPNRRLIRELLTAFCACEVDDAASGEHAFERITQREYALFLVAFTLPDINGALLDRMIARVYSRCHPTILSAPPVIFLIRPDESAEFNAVKRDARVRGAVPLPLSLDVLMQVAGSLLPPKGPAL, encoded by the coding sequence ATGCCTGAGCCGACCCCCCTCCGCGTGCTTGTAGCAGATGAGAGCCTGCCCAACCGGCGCCTCATCCGGGAACTGCTGACCGCATTCTGCGCCTGTGAGGTGGACGACGCCGCCAGCGGGGAGCATGCGTTTGAGCGTATCACCCAGCGGGAGTACGCTCTCTTTTTGGTGGCTTTCACCCTTCCTGACATCAACGGAGCCCTGCTGGACCGGATGATCGCCAGGGTGTACTCCCGCTGCCACCCGACAATCTTGTCGGCGCCACCCGTGATTTTTCTCATCCGGCCGGACGAGAGTGCGGAATTTAATGCCGTAAAGCGCGATGCCCGGGTGCGGGGTGCCGTACCCCTGCCCCTGAGTCTGGACGTACTCATGCAAGTGGCAGGTTCCCTCCTCCCGCCCAAAGGCCCCGCACTTTAA